In Mesotoga infera, the DNA window TAAAACAATCTCACACCAACTTCCTGGAGCTTCTCCTTCCCAGGAGGCAGCATCTGAATCCTATCCAGGTTATGTATTATACTATTGTTAGTTGCTTCCTTGAGATCATCTACTTTTCTTGTGAGGTGCTAAGGTTTGAGGGAATCTTGGGAATACTACAATGAAATTGCCGGCAGATACGACTACATGTATGAGGAAGCTTACTGGAAGCTCTATCACGTTGTAGTTGAAAGGCTTGTTGAGGATCATGTCAAAATGGCGGGCAAGGCTCTCGATCTCGGGACCGGGACGGGAAAGTGGGCTCTTTATCTCGCCGAGAAGGATCATGAAGTTGTTGCCGTTGATCTTGCAAAGGAAATGTTGAAGGTTGCTTCAATGAAGGCGAATATTGCAGATCTGAGAATTTCATTCATCCATTCTAGTGCTGAAAATCTGCCACTTGAGAATGAGAGTTTCGATATCGTTCTTGCAATGGGTGATCTTCTTTCGTATGCAAAGGACCCAATTAAAGTGCTCAATGAGTCACACAGGGTTCTCAAAACAGGCGGTTTGCTTCTGGCGACAGTCGACAACTCGTGGGCCTTCTTACATGACTTTCTTTCAAGGGGAGAGTACATTATGGCAAAGAGACTCATCGAGCAAGGCGAAATCCCTATAGGTGACAGATCGGTTAGCAACAAAGGATTTATTACAAAGCCCTACTTCTCGAACGAAATTGAATCCTTTCTTGACTCGACCGGGCTTGATCTTGTCGATATTGCATCGATAGTGGCATTTTATCCTTACGACGAACATGCTCTGGCTGCCGGAATAAGAGCAGCTGCTGACTGGGAACACAAATACTGTAGGAACCGCGAGACTTTTGCTCGTTCAGAGCATCTCTTCTTTTGCGGGAAAAAGAGGTAGAGAATGGCTAAGAAACGAAGAACCTCTCCAGCACTTGCTATTGGTCTTTTTTTGATAATGGCTGCGATAATCGGTTTCCTGTTTTCGTTGATAGCAGTTAACAGGGTCGGTCAAATGAAAGCTGAACTTGTGCAGATGCGCAAACAATACGATGAAGAGCTTAAAGCAATAGAGGACGATTTCAAAGCAAAGCTTACAAGCGTTGAAAGACTTCTTGGGTCGGGTGGGACTCTTGAGCAGTATATCATCGCGAAGAACTATCTTTCGAACACTTCTGTGGATCTCGAAGCAATTATTACGGAAGCGCAAAATACTAAAGATAGACCTTACTTCAGGATTTTTGTGACGGGAACGAAAGATGTTTGGGTTGGTTTGAAGAAAGCCTCTTCAGACTCGGCCTATTTCTTTCAGAAGAATTTCGCGCCGGGTCTATCCCAAGAGAAATTCTACTATTTCAAGAATCCAGAGATAGAGACCAAGTACACAGTGATGGTTGGAAAAGATGCTTATGTAAGAACTGGGGCACCGGATTCGGTGTATCTAATCTTCTTTGGATTCGACTCCGGCAAGA includes these proteins:
- a CDS encoding class I SAM-dependent methyltransferase; this translates as MRESWEYYNEIAGRYDYMYEEAYWKLYHVVVERLVEDHVKMAGKALDLGTGTGKWALYLAEKDHEVVAVDLAKEMLKVASMKANIADLRISFIHSSAENLPLENESFDIVLAMGDLLSYAKDPIKVLNESHRVLKTGGLLLATVDNSWAFLHDFLSRGEYIMAKRLIEQGEIPIGDRSVSNKGFITKPYFSNEIESFLDSTGLDLVDIASIVAFYPYDEHALAAGIRAAADWEHKYCRNRETFARSEHLFFCGKKR